In Sphingomonas psychrotolerans, the following proteins share a genomic window:
- a CDS encoding L,D-transpeptidase family protein produces the protein MQLGAAVASVVGLVSVPGLAQQTPAAPVVQSVPPVAPVQVVPLPTLSAAQAAQLGQLLADAGFAHGLRHDGTAKPRLDGNDAVVRAALDYARAVHSGRLDISDFQQDWGLRPVAYDPVPAFADAVKRDRIAAWFRALPPPYAGYDGLQKGLVNYRKIEANGGWATLAAGPDLAVGASGPRVAALRKRLAVEDSEVAAGGDKFDAALKEAVVRAQRRYGLNPTGLVSTGTLRALNVPAADRVRQIMANMERWRWLPSELPAKRIQVNIAAAVLTVFEGDAPIASMKAVTGRPGNETPMLQSRIHSIVLNPPWNVPAGIAAKELFPKGAAYLARNNYKIIGTGAARRIQQQPGPKSALGLYKFDFANPYAVYLHDTPAQAKFASFDRLDSHGCVRLEKPGPLAQLLLRNDPAWQPEQIDEALGKGKTLRVQLQPQDQVQVYLLYWTAFASANGQMNFRGDPYGWDKTLAAKIERRSAITAVAAR, from the coding sequence GTGCAGCTTGGCGCCGCCGTGGCGAGCGTCGTGGGGCTGGTGAGTGTGCCCGGCCTTGCGCAGCAGACCCCGGCCGCGCCGGTGGTGCAGTCGGTGCCGCCTGTCGCGCCGGTTCAGGTCGTGCCGCTGCCGACGCTCTCCGCCGCGCAGGCCGCGCAGCTCGGGCAATTGCTCGCCGATGCCGGGTTCGCCCACGGGCTGCGCCATGACGGCACCGCGAAGCCGCGGCTCGACGGCAATGACGCAGTCGTCCGGGCCGCGCTCGATTATGCCCGCGCGGTGCATTCGGGCCGGCTCGACATCAGCGACTTCCAGCAGGATTGGGGGCTGCGGCCGGTCGCCTATGACCCCGTCCCCGCCTTTGCCGACGCAGTGAAGCGCGACCGGATCGCCGCGTGGTTCCGCGCGCTGCCGCCGCCTTATGCCGGCTATGACGGACTGCAAAAGGGGCTCGTCAACTATCGGAAAATAGAGGCGAATGGCGGCTGGGCGACGCTTGCCGCCGGTCCGGATCTCGCGGTCGGCGCGAGCGGGCCGCGCGTTGCGGCGCTGCGCAAGCGGCTCGCGGTCGAGGACAGCGAGGTCGCCGCCGGCGGCGACAAGTTCGATGCGGCGCTCAAGGAAGCGGTGGTCCGGGCGCAGCGGCGCTATGGGCTCAATCCCACCGGGCTGGTGTCGACCGGGACGCTGCGGGCGCTCAACGTGCCCGCCGCCGATCGCGTGCGCCAGATCATGGCGAACATGGAGCGCTGGCGCTGGCTGCCCTCGGAGCTTCCGGCCAAGCGCATCCAGGTCAACATCGCCGCGGCGGTGCTGACGGTGTTCGAAGGCGATGCGCCGATCGCCTCGATGAAGGCAGTCACCGGGCGGCCGGGCAACGAGACGCCGATGCTCCAGTCGCGCATCCACTCGATCGTGCTCAATCCGCCGTGGAACGTGCCGGCCGGGATCGCCGCCAAGGAGCTGTTCCCCAAGGGCGCGGCCTATCTGGCGCGCAACAATTACAAGATCATCGGCACCGGCGCGGCCCGCCGGATCCAGCAGCAGCCGGGGCCGAAGAGCGCGCTCGGGCTCTACAAGTTCGACTTCGCCAACCCCTATGCGGTGTATCTCCACGACACGCCGGCGCAGGCGAAGTTCGCGAGCTTCGACCGGCTCGATAGCCATGGCTGCGTGCGGCTCGAGAAGCCGGGTCCGCTCGCGCAATTGCTGCTGCGCAACGATCCGGCATGGCAACCCGAGCAAATCGACGAGGCGCTGGGCAAGGGCAAGACGCTGCGCGTCCAGCTCCAGCCGCAGGACCAGGTGCAGGTCTATCTGCTCTACTGGACCGCGTTCGCCAGCGCGAACGGCCAGATGAACTTCCGCGGCGACCCCTATGGCTGGGACAAGACGCTCGCGGCGAAGATCGAAAGGCGCTCGG
- a CDS encoding GDSL-type esterase/lipase family protein, whose product MVVRRGFLAGALALPLVAHAQPQESWEEKRQRQLKDDWPWLGRYAEENRQLRAAGTKTNIVFMGDSITEGWRGQRPAFFRPGRVGRGISGQTTPQMVLRMMADVVGLKPRYVHIMAATNDVAGNTGKITLAQTCHNFRMMTAIAQANRIHVLLASVPPADHFPWRQGLETVKPIRAINAWLKDYAKTAGATWIDYWPVLADEKGAMKPGLATDGVHPTDEGYDRMATVIEPFLRARKL is encoded by the coding sequence ATGGTCGTCCGCCGCGGATTCCTCGCCGGTGCGCTCGCGCTGCCGCTCGTCGCGCATGCCCAGCCCCAGGAAAGCTGGGAAGAGAAACGCCAGCGCCAGCTCAAGGACGATTGGCCGTGGCTCGGTCGCTATGCCGAGGAGAACCGCCAGCTGCGCGCCGCGGGCACGAAGACCAACATCGTCTTCATGGGCGATTCGATCACCGAGGGCTGGCGGGGCCAGCGCCCGGCTTTCTTCAGGCCCGGCCGCGTCGGCCGCGGGATCAGCGGACAGACCACCCCGCAAATGGTGCTGCGGATGATGGCCGACGTGGTCGGGTTGAAGCCGCGTTACGTCCACATCATGGCCGCGACCAATGACGTGGCGGGCAACACCGGCAAGATCACACTCGCCCAGACCTGCCACAATTTCCGGATGATGACTGCGATCGCACAGGCCAATCGCATCCACGTGCTGCTCGCCTCGGTGCCGCCCGCCGATCATTTCCCATGGCGCCAGGGGCTCGAGACGGTGAAGCCGATCCGCGCGATCAACGCGTGGCTCAAAGACTATGCGAAGACCGCCGGGGCGACCTGGATCGATTATTGGCCGGTGCTCGCCGACGAGAAAGGCGCGATGAAGCCCGGCCTCGCCACCGACGGGGTGCACCCGACCGATGAAGGCTATGACCGGATGGCCACCGTGATCGAGCCGTTCCTGCGGGCGCGGAAACTATGA
- a CDS encoding DUF7674 family protein, with translation MQLPGVPIEDSYLAVVPTLKARFPAFALSEEYVLVDDCDDLPGVILAAFARYLATLAAAGTVMPELSRGIAAIEDLYGSNDSRIREAIRDEFIEAFDGSPSAVDLVRPLLGKPLAEDFARILQ, from the coding sequence ATGCAGCTACCCGGCGTTCCGATCGAAGATAGCTATCTGGCCGTTGTCCCGACGCTGAAAGCGCGTTTTCCAGCATTCGCGCTTTCGGAGGAATATGTGCTGGTCGATGATTGCGACGATCTGCCAGGTGTCATCCTGGCGGCTTTCGCCCGCTACCTCGCTACCCTTGCCGCGGCTGGAACGGTCATGCCCGAACTGTCGCGCGGAATTGCCGCGATCGAAGACCTGTACGGCTCGAACGACTCGCGCATTCGGGAGGCCATTCGCGACGAGTTCATCGAAGCCTTTGACGGTTCTCCGTCCGCCGTGGATCTTGTCCGCCCGTTGCTCGGCAAGCCACTCGCGGAGGATTTCGCTCGCATTCTCCAATAG
- a CDS encoding cupin domain-containing protein, translating into MRVTPRDAIIVGIAALSGWAIAASAQTAPAKLGPAVFDWARMEAKTTDVGAIRNLVRQPTATLDELEMHVTTLNPGLASHAPHTHPNEELVIVREGIVEVLNGGTWKRLGPGSVIFNASNSPHALRNVGATPATYHVINWKTPATPAN; encoded by the coding sequence ATGCGGGTCACGCCGAGGGACGCCATCATTGTCGGTATCGCGGCGCTGTCGGGCTGGGCGATCGCCGCATCTGCGCAAACCGCTCCCGCAAAGCTCGGCCCTGCGGTGTTCGACTGGGCGAGAATGGAAGCGAAGACCACCGATGTCGGCGCAATCCGGAATCTCGTCCGCCAGCCCACCGCGACGCTCGACGAGCTCGAGATGCACGTCACCACGCTCAATCCCGGGCTCGCCTCGCATGCCCCCCACACCCATCCCAATGAGGAATTGGTGATCGTCCGCGAAGGCATTGTCGAGGTGCTGAACGGCGGGACCTGGAAGCGTCTCGGCCCCGGCTCGGTGATCTTCAACGCTTCCAATTCGCCGCACGCGCTGCGCAATGTCGGTGCAACACCGGCGACCTATCACGTGATCAACTGGAAGACGCCGGCAACGCCCGCGAATTGA
- a CDS encoding Gfo/Idh/MocA family protein — MHRRTMLTGAGLAGITAALPPELLAAQSQSQGNAVSADAAPAGPEPTAKHRIKFGVIGLDHAHIYGMTDAMIRGGGTPVAFFATDPKQIETFGKRYGNGVKLAKSEDEILGDKGIQLIIGAPIPDLRAPLGIRAMRAGKDYLGDKPAVTSLDQLAEVRRAVKETGRKFAIMYSERLEVRAAVHAGDLVAQGAIGKVIQTVNLAPHRVSAPSRPDWFWDKARYGGILTDIGSHQADQFLFYTGSTSAQVVASQTGNLHWPDKPKFEDFGDMIATGNGGTGYIRVDWFTPDGLPTWGDGRLFLVGTEGSIELRKYVDVAGRPGGNHLFITDKKGVRYVDCSKVPLPFGPQFVTDVVERSSIAQDQDQALLAAELVLTAQKNATRPKLG, encoded by the coding sequence ATGCACCGTCGCACGATGCTCACCGGCGCCGGACTGGCCGGAATCACCGCCGCGCTGCCGCCCGAGCTGCTCGCCGCCCAGTCGCAGAGCCAGGGCAATGCCGTCTCCGCCGACGCCGCGCCCGCCGGCCCCGAACCGACCGCGAAGCACCGGATCAAGTTCGGCGTGATCGGCCTCGATCACGCGCATATCTATGGCATGACCGACGCGATGATCCGCGGCGGCGGCACGCCGGTCGCCTTCTTCGCCACCGATCCGAAGCAGATCGAGACGTTCGGCAAGCGCTACGGCAACGGCGTCAAGCTCGCGAAGAGCGAAGACGAGATCCTCGGCGACAAGGGCATCCAGCTGATCATCGGCGCGCCGATCCCCGATTTGCGCGCGCCGCTTGGCATTCGCGCGATGCGCGCCGGCAAGGACTATCTCGGCGACAAGCCCGCGGTCACCAGCCTCGATCAGCTCGCCGAGGTCCGCCGCGCGGTGAAGGAGACCGGCCGCAAGTTCGCGATCATGTATTCGGAGCGGCTCGAGGTGCGCGCCGCGGTCCATGCCGGCGATCTCGTCGCGCAGGGCGCGATCGGCAAGGTGATCCAGACGGTCAATCTCGCCCCGCACCGGGTCAGCGCGCCCAGCCGCCCCGACTGGTTCTGGGACAAGGCTCGCTACGGCGGCATCCTCACCGATATCGGCAGCCACCAGGCCGATCAGTTCCTGTTCTACACCGGCTCGACTTCGGCGCAGGTCGTCGCTTCGCAGACCGGCAATCTCCATTGGCCCGACAAGCCGAAATTCGAGGATTTCGGCGACATGATCGCCACCGGCAACGGGGGGACGGGCTATATCCGGGTCGACTGGTTCACTCCGGATGGCCTGCCGACCTGGGGCGACGGCCGCCTGTTCCTCGTCGGCACCGAAGGCTCGATCGAGCTTCGCAAATATGTCGACGTCGCGGGCCGTCCGGGGGGCAACCACCTGTTCATCACCGACAAGAAGGGCGTGCGTTATGTCGATTGCTCGAAAGTGCCGCTGCCGTTCGGCCCGCAATTCGTGACCGACGTGGTCGAGCGATCGTCGATCGCGCAGGATCAGGATCAGGCGCTGCTCGCCGCCGAACTGGTGCTGACCGCGCAGAAGAACGCGACCCGGCCCAAGCTGGGATGA
- a CDS encoding Gfo/Idh/MocA family protein: protein MTLETTRRGILKTGAALAAPTIVPASVFGQNAPSNRVVIGAIGVGRISRIHDMKEVHKHKDAQIVAVCDVDTVRLGAGKELVDSRYTASTGKPYAGTRMYHDYRELLANKEIDAVLISTPDHQHAPQAVHAVRAGKHVYLQKPAALTIAEGRAMADAVKASGRIVQIGSQQRAQDPWPQFHRACELVRNGRIGTLRHVEVGLPGDPSGPEAPAMPVPRNLNYDAWLGTTPEVPYTEIGVHPQDSFENRPGWLRIEQYGAGMITGWGSHHIDTAHWGMDMEHSGPVEIWGKAEFPKSGLWNVHGAFETHARYANGVTMTVSGALPNGVKFIGDKGWIFVTRSGAVTASDPSGPQIDPLQASDPKILTSVIGPNEVHLLKVPEQHRNWLDAILTSVPVSAPAEVGHRACSTCLLHWTAMKTGRRLKWDPKAERFLGDDEANAMLRRPQRAKYAI, encoded by the coding sequence ATGACTCTCGAGACAACCCGACGCGGCATCCTGAAGACCGGCGCGGCGCTGGCCGCCCCGACGATCGTCCCCGCCAGCGTGTTCGGCCAGAATGCGCCGTCGAACCGGGTGGTGATCGGCGCGATCGGCGTAGGGCGCATCTCGCGCATCCACGACATGAAGGAAGTCCACAAGCACAAGGACGCCCAGATCGTCGCGGTCTGCGACGTCGACACCGTCCGCCTGGGGGCGGGCAAGGAACTGGTCGACTCGCGCTACACCGCCAGCACCGGCAAGCCCTATGCCGGCACGCGGATGTACCATGATTATCGCGAGCTGCTGGCGAACAAGGAGATCGATGCGGTCCTGATCTCCACGCCCGATCACCAGCATGCGCCGCAGGCGGTGCACGCGGTCCGCGCGGGCAAGCACGTCTATCTCCAGAAGCCCGCCGCGCTGACCATCGCCGAGGGCCGGGCGATGGCCGATGCGGTCAAGGCGAGCGGGCGCATCGTGCAGATCGGCTCGCAGCAGCGCGCGCAGGATCCGTGGCCGCAATTCCACCGCGCCTGCGAGCTGGTCCGCAACGGCCGCATCGGCACGCTCCGCCATGTCGAGGTGGGGTTGCCGGGCGATCCTTCGGGACCCGAGGCGCCGGCGATGCCCGTACCGCGCAACCTCAATTACGACGCGTGGCTCGGCACCACGCCCGAAGTGCCCTATACCGAGATCGGCGTGCATCCGCAGGATTCGTTCGAGAACCGGCCGGGCTGGCTGCGCATCGAGCAATATGGCGCCGGGATGATCACCGGCTGGGGCTCGCACCATATCGATACCGCCCATTGGGGCATGGACATGGAGCATTCGGGCCCGGTCGAGATCTGGGGCAAGGCCGAATTCCCCAAGAGCGGCCTGTGGAACGTCCATGGCGCCTTCGAGACGCATGCCCGCTACGCCAATGGCGTGACGATGACCGTGTCGGGGGCTTTGCCCAACGGCGTGAAGTTCATCGGCGACAAGGGCTGGATCTTCGTCACGCGGAGCGGCGCGGTGACCGCTTCGGACCCGAGCGGGCCGCAGATCGATCCGCTGCAGGCGAGCGATCCCAAGATCCTGACCAGCGTGATCGGTCCCAACGAAGTGCACCTCCTCAAGGTCCCCGAGCAGCATCGCAACTGGCTCGACGCGATTTTGACCAGCGTGCCGGTCAGCGCGCCGGCGGAGGTGGGGCACCGCGCCTGCTCGACCTGTCTGCTCCACTGGACCGCGATGAAGACCGGGCGCCGGCTCAAATGGGATCCGAAGGCGGAACGCTTCCTCGGCGACGATGAAGCCAATGCTATGCTCCGTCGTCCACAACGCGCAAAATACGCGATCTAG
- a CDS encoding oxidoreductase, with product MIRTGLIGYGLGGSAFHAPLIDAVPELELAAIVTSRADAVGERYPGVQAVPDVAALLVDPDIALVVISTPNDTHFPLAGAALEAGKHVVIDKPFANTVAEAEALIALAEVKGRVLSVFHNRRWDGDFLTLRNLVDQGSFGEITLYEARWDRFRPALRDSWHENAGPGGGILIDLGPHLIDQALALFGPPERVTADITAQRKGSLVDDYFELTLHYGRMRALLSSASIVPAPRPRFAVHGTKASFVKHGLDPQEAQLRAGARADDPYHGVEEPAQYGVLVSSDGSKQTVPSERGDYRRFYSGVAQAIYEQVPPPVAPADALACLRIIELSRQSAAEGRSLPF from the coding sequence ATGATCCGCACTGGACTGATCGGCTACGGCCTTGGCGGCTCGGCATTCCATGCTCCGCTGATCGACGCCGTGCCCGAACTGGAGCTCGCAGCGATCGTCACTTCGCGCGCCGACGCAGTGGGGGAGCGCTATCCGGGGGTGCAGGCGGTGCCCGATGTCGCGGCGCTGCTCGTCGATCCGGATATCGCGCTGGTCGTGATCTCTACTCCGAACGACACGCATTTCCCGCTGGCCGGGGCCGCGCTCGAGGCGGGCAAGCACGTCGTGATCGACAAGCCCTTCGCCAACACCGTCGCCGAGGCCGAAGCATTGATCGCGCTGGCCGAGGTGAAGGGCAGGGTGTTGAGCGTCTTCCACAACCGCCGCTGGGACGGCGACTTCCTCACCCTGCGCAACTTGGTGGATCAGGGAAGTTTCGGAGAAATCACGCTTTATGAAGCGCGCTGGGATCGCTTCCGCCCCGCATTGCGCGACAGCTGGCACGAAAATGCGGGGCCGGGCGGCGGTATCCTGATCGATCTTGGCCCCCATCTGATCGATCAGGCACTCGCACTGTTCGGCCCGCCCGAAAGGGTGACCGCCGACATCACCGCGCAGCGCAAAGGTTCGCTGGTCGACGATTATTTCGAGCTGACGCTGCATTATGGGCGGATGCGCGCATTGCTCTCCTCGGCCTCGATCGTTCCGGCGCCGAGGCCGCGCTTTGCCGTTCACGGCACCAAAGCGAGCTTCGTCAAACATGGGCTCGACCCGCAGGAAGCGCAGCTGCGCGCCGGCGCGCGCGCCGACGACCCGTACCACGGCGTCGAGGAGCCGGCGCAATATGGTGTGCTGGTCTCCAGTGACGGATCGAAGCAAACCGTTCCTTCTGAGCGCGGCGACTATCGGCGCTTCTATTCGGGCGTCGCGCAGGCAATCTACGAGCAGGTACCGCCGCCGGTGGCCCCGGCCGATGCGCTTGCCTGCCTCAGGATCATCGAGCTGTCCCGGCAGAGCGCGGCAGAGGGCCGATCGTTACCGTTCTGA
- a CDS encoding response regulator, with the protein MLSLLAALSNGSYAPHGAAMAWRSDLLWSNVAADAILALAYFLIALGLAVLIRRRRDFAFGWMFWCFALFLAADSLNHLMSIVTLWHPFYGLQAIVKGLTAAASIATAIALWPLVSKVISMPSRAQLSAANAELEAIVEERDAALAELREQIAHRRDLEAALLQSQKLEAIGQLTGGIAHDFNNLLQAVAGNLELIARKPDDIDRVVSWSASALNAVERGRLLTGQLLAFSSKQRVDLQSVRLTELIGGVKDLLERAVAPLGQVGVERIDPGLNVEVDALQLELALLNLAFNARDAMPEGGTLTISAEHRSGAVSPELPVGDYVALILSDTGVGMSPEVRARAAEPFFTTKAAGKGTGMGLSMALGVARRSGGSLAIDSEEGRGTAITLFLRVAAGQPRRIVGDDARSDTRIDLSGYTIALVDDDAQVRGSLADTLISAGATVREAADGGAGVELVRSVRPDLLVVDFAMPGMTGADVVGQVREEHPDLPVVLVTGFADTAKLNAVADASVAVLWKPFEAQELLRKVAGLLRR; encoded by the coding sequence ATGCTGAGCCTTCTGGCTGCGCTGTCCAATGGCAGCTACGCGCCGCATGGGGCGGCCATGGCCTGGCGATCCGACCTTTTATGGTCGAATGTCGCCGCCGACGCGATTCTGGCGCTTGCTTATTTCTTGATCGCGCTGGGCCTCGCCGTGCTGATCCGCCGCCGCCGCGATTTCGCGTTCGGCTGGATGTTTTGGTGCTTCGCGCTTTTCCTGGCCGCGGACTCGCTCAATCATTTAATGAGCATTGTCACTTTGTGGCATCCTTTCTATGGCTTGCAGGCAATAGTTAAGGGGTTGACCGCTGCTGCGTCGATCGCGACGGCGATTGCCCTCTGGCCTCTCGTCTCAAAGGTGATTTCGATGCCCTCGCGCGCGCAGCTCTCTGCCGCAAATGCCGAACTGGAAGCTATCGTCGAGGAGCGCGACGCCGCACTCGCCGAGCTTCGCGAGCAGATCGCGCATCGGCGCGATCTCGAGGCAGCGTTGCTCCAGTCGCAGAAGCTCGAGGCGATCGGCCAATTGACCGGCGGCATCGCGCACGATTTCAACAATTTGCTGCAGGCCGTTGCCGGCAATCTGGAGCTGATCGCCCGCAAGCCCGACGATATCGACCGCGTCGTCAGCTGGAGCGCTAGCGCACTGAATGCCGTCGAGCGCGGACGGCTGCTCACGGGGCAACTCCTCGCCTTTTCGAGCAAGCAGCGCGTCGACCTCCAGTCGGTGCGGCTCACCGAACTGATCGGCGGAGTCAAGGATTTGCTCGAGCGGGCCGTGGCGCCGCTCGGCCAGGTGGGAGTCGAACGGATCGACCCCGGCCTCAACGTGGAAGTGGATGCGCTCCAGCTCGAACTGGCGCTGCTCAACCTCGCCTTCAACGCGCGCGATGCGATGCCCGAAGGCGGCACGTTGACGATCTCGGCCGAGCATCGCAGCGGCGCGGTGTCCCCCGAGCTGCCGGTCGGCGATTATGTCGCACTTATTCTGTCGGACACCGGCGTCGGCATGTCACCGGAAGTGCGCGCCCGCGCGGCAGAGCCGTTCTTCACCACCAAGGCGGCGGGGAAGGGCACCGGCATGGGGCTTTCCATGGCGCTCGGCGTGGCGCGTCGCTCGGGCGGATCACTTGCGATCGATAGCGAAGAGGGGCGGGGAACCGCGATCACGCTGTTCTTGCGGGTGGCCGCCGGTCAGCCGCGGCGGATCGTCGGCGACGATGCCCGGTCGGATACCCGGATCGATCTTTCGGGATACACCATCGCGCTGGTCGACGACGACGCGCAGGTGCGCGGCTCACTGGCCGATACGCTGATTTCGGCCGGAGCGACGGTGCGCGAGGCAGCGGACGGCGGGGCAGGGGTCGAACTCGTCCGTAGCGTTCGCCCCGATCTGCTGGTGGTCGACTTCGCGATGCCGGGGATGACCGGCGCCGATGTCGTCGGGCAGGTGCGCGAGGAACACCCCGATCTGCCGGTCGTACTCGTTACCGGCTTTGCCGACACCGCGAAGCTCAACGCAGTTGCCGACGCCAGCGTGGCGGTGCTGTGGAAACCCTTCGAGGCGCAGGAATTGCTGCGGAAGGTCGCCGGGCTGCTCCGCCGCTAG
- a CDS encoding NAD(+) synthase codes for MAKSHPFFSLHRQGMIRAGVCTPSVVVGDPAANAAATIALAQQGDAEGADLLVFPELNVTTYAIDDLHLQDAILDATEAGIAAIVAASTKLKPVLLVGAALRRNGRLYNCALAIARGRILGVVPKQFLPNYREYYEKRWFASGLGLAGLDITVAGQTAPFGADLIFAASDLEDFVFHIEICEDYWAPTPPSTDGALAGALVLCNLSASNIVIGKGREREMLCAAQSARTLSAYLYSASGPGESTTDLAWDGQGLIYESGELLARSERFELTTEVVCADLDLERLRLERMRNGTFNDSTRYASHPEMRFRRIAFAHQPDMADRGLIRPLRRFPFVPNTPARLEEDCYEAFNIQVEGLRKRLESTGSKHLVIGVSGGLDSTHALIVACKAMDRLGRPRSEILGFTMPGFATGEATKANAWALMRALGVTGEEIDIRPTARQMLADLGHPFAEGQPVYDVTFENVQAGLRTDYLFRLANQRQGFVVGTGDLSELALGWCTYGVGDQMSHYGVNAGVPKTLIQYLIRWTLQTGQFADDAATTLDQILNTEISPELVPADADGKMQSTQDRIGPYELHDFFLHYVVRHGLRPSKIAFLAWHAWRDREAGLWPIGFEAGRNEYDLETIAKWLETFLFRFFQTSQFKRSAMPNGPKVSAGGALSPRGDWRAPSDSVATTWIEELRRALP; via the coding sequence ATGGCGAAGTCCCACCCGTTTTTCTCGCTCCACCGCCAGGGTATGATCCGCGCGGGCGTGTGCACGCCCTCGGTTGTCGTGGGAGATCCCGCCGCCAACGCCGCCGCGACGATCGCGCTGGCGCAGCAGGGCGATGCCGAGGGCGCCGACCTGCTGGTCTTTCCCGAGCTCAACGTCACAACCTATGCGATCGACGACCTGCATTTGCAGGACGCGATCCTCGATGCGACCGAGGCGGGGATCGCCGCGATCGTCGCGGCCAGCACGAAATTGAAGCCGGTGCTGCTGGTCGGTGCGGCGCTTCGCCGCAACGGCCGGCTCTACAATTGCGCGCTGGCGATCGCTCGCGGCCGCATCCTCGGCGTGGTGCCCAAGCAGTTCCTGCCCAATTACCGCGAATATTACGAGAAACGCTGGTTCGCCTCGGGGCTGGGCCTCGCCGGACTCGATATCACTGTCGCGGGGCAAACCGCCCCATTCGGGGCCGATCTGATCTTCGCCGCGTCCGACCTCGAGGACTTCGTCTTCCACATCGAGATTTGCGAGGATTATTGGGCGCCCACCCCGCCCTCCACCGATGGGGCGCTCGCCGGCGCCCTGGTGCTGTGCAACCTCTCCGCCTCGAATATCGTGATCGGCAAGGGGCGCGAGCGCGAAATGCTCTGCGCCGCGCAATCGGCGCGGACGCTTTCGGCCTATCTCTATTCGGCCTCGGGTCCCGGCGAGAGCACCACCGATCTCGCCTGGGACGGCCAAGGCCTGATCTACGAATCCGGCGAATTGCTCGCCCGCTCCGAACGTTTCGAGCTGACCACCGAAGTGGTGTGCGCCGATCTCGATCTCGAACGGCTGCGGCTCGAGCGGATGCGCAACGGCACCTTCAACGACAGCACGCGCTACGCCAGCCATCCCGAGATGCGCTTCCGCCGCATCGCCTTCGCGCATCAGCCCGACATGGCCGATCGTGGGCTCATCCGCCCGCTACGCCGCTTCCCCTTCGTACCCAATACCCCTGCGCGGCTGGAGGAGGATTGCTACGAAGCTTTCAACATCCAGGTCGAGGGCCTTCGAAAGCGGCTCGAATCTACTGGCAGCAAGCATCTTGTGATCGGTGTCTCGGGCGGGCTCGATTCGACGCATGCGCTGATCGTCGCGTGCAAGGCGATGGACCGGCTCGGCCGGCCGCGTTCGGAGATTCTCGGCTTCACCATGCCCGGTTTCGCGACCGGGGAAGCGACGAAGGCGAATGCCTGGGCGCTGATGCGGGCGTTGGGTGTCACCGGCGAGGAAATCGACATCCGACCCACGGCGCGGCAGATGCTGGCCGATCTCGGCCATCCGTTCGCCGAAGGCCAGCCGGTCTATGACGTGACTTTCGAGAACGTTCAGGCGGGACTGCGCACCGACTATCTCTTCCGCCTCGCCAACCAGCGTCAGGGCTTCGTTGTCGGCACCGGCGACCTGTCCGAGCTGGCGCTCGGCTGGTGCACTTATGGCGTCGGCGATCAGATGAGCCATTATGGCGTCAATGCGGGGGTTCCGAAGACACTGATACAATATCTTATCCGCTGGACCTTGCAGACCGGTCAGTTCGCCGACGATGCCGCCACCACGCTGGACCAGATACTGAACACGGAGATCTCGCCCGAACTCGTCCCCGCGGACGCCGACGGCAAGATGCAGAGTACGCAGGACCGCATCGGCCCCTATGAGCTCCACGATTTCTTCCTCCATTACGTGGTCCGCCACGGTCTGCGCCCCTCGAAGATCGCCTTTCTCGCCTGGCATGCATGGCGGGATCGCGAAGCCGGACTGTGGCCGATCGGCTTCGAGGCGGGGCGCAACGAGTACGATCTAGAGACCATCGCCAAATGGCTCGAGACCTTCCTGTTCCGCTTCTTCCAGACCAGCCAGTTCAAGCGCTCGGCCATGCCCAACGGCCCCAAGGTTTCGGCCGGCGGCGCGCTCAGCCCGCGCGGCGACTGGCGGGCGCCTTCGGACAGCGTCGCGACGACATGGATCGAGGAACTGCGCCGCGCCTTGCCCTAG
- a CDS encoding CinA family protein yields the protein MTETLSPVLPDEVDAAARKLLERACDKDLSIATAESCTGGLLASLFTDVEGASHAFERGFVVYTNEAKAEMLGIAPELIEAEGAVSEAVARRMAEGALRFSKAQVALSVTGFAGAGAPGDEPGLVHFACARDGRPTEHREAHFGDIGRGPVRIECLRVGLEMLSEAL from the coding sequence TCGACGCCGCCGCGCGCAAGCTGCTCGAGCGTGCCTGTGACAAAGATCTGTCGATCGCCACCGCGGAAAGCTGCACTGGCGGTCTGCTCGCCTCGCTGTTCACCGATGTCGAGGGCGCGAGCCACGCGTTCGAACGGGGCTTCGTCGTCTATACCAACGAAGCCAAGGCCGAGATGCTCGGAATCGCTCCCGAGCTGATCGAAGCCGAAGGCGCCGTCAGCGAAGCCGTGGCACGGCGCATGGCCGAGGGCGCATTGCGCTTCAGCAAGGCACAGGTCGCATTGTCAGTGACCGGGTTTGCCGGCGCGGGTGCGCCCGGCGACGAGCCGGGGCTGGTCCATTTCGCTTGCGCACGCGACGGTCGCCCGACCGAGCACCGCGAAGCGCATTTCGGTGACATCGGCCGCGGGCCGGTGCGAATCGAATGCCTCCGCGTCGGGCTTGAAATGCTATCGGAGGCGCTGTGA